The Lacipirellula parvula genome window below encodes:
- a CDS encoding DUF1559 domain-containing protein codes for MPSRSIQPRQLSGGFTLVELLVVIAIIGALIAMLLPAVQAAREAARRTQCMNNLKQTALAVLDYEQAKGELPAGGAFDAVEKSMKFQTSGLYFRVDLRSGTDQSWIVSVLPYMEQQQIASQFAKDRHAAANPSNPQAAQPASLLCPSEESLGRVYQWRGVDGTSTPVPFGKGNYAGFTGPFHTDDYSSPGAIRLFGQAMRRVTDGASQTMAISEVRTRDHEFDQRGAWALPWSGASLLAFDAHPLWYEDSVYNDQQEYDEFVFSPRSLGYTQPPNSKNPDVLYECPDLSAEQVELMPCTNSLGYISAAPRSNHPNGAYSAFLDGSVHFLANDIDEPLMAHLICTADGQVVTVP; via the coding sequence ATGCCAAGCCGATCGATTCAACCACGCCAACTCTCCGGCGGTTTCACGCTGGTCGAACTGCTCGTCGTAATTGCGATCATCGGTGCATTGATCGCCATGCTGCTGCCAGCCGTGCAGGCGGCGCGAGAAGCCGCTCGCCGCACGCAGTGCATGAACAACCTGAAGCAAACTGCTCTCGCTGTTCTCGACTATGAACAAGCGAAGGGCGAATTGCCTGCCGGGGGAGCGTTCGATGCGGTCGAGAAGTCGATGAAGTTTCAGACCAGCGGTTTATATTTTCGCGTCGATCTTCGTTCCGGGACCGATCAGAGTTGGATCGTGAGCGTGCTGCCCTACATGGAGCAGCAGCAAATCGCTTCGCAGTTCGCGAAGGACCGTCACGCAGCGGCCAATCCCTCCAATCCCCAGGCTGCTCAACCGGCGTCATTGCTTTGTCCCAGCGAAGAATCGCTGGGACGCGTCTACCAGTGGCGCGGGGTCGATGGAACAAGCACGCCAGTCCCCTTCGGCAAAGGCAATTACGCCGGGTTCACCGGTCCGTTTCACACGGACGACTACAGTTCTCCCGGGGCGATCCGCCTTTTCGGGCAGGCGATGCGTCGCGTGACTGATGGAGCGTCGCAGACCATGGCGATCTCGGAAGTGAGGACGCGAGATCACGAGTTTGATCAGCGCGGGGCGTGGGCTCTTCCTTGGTCCGGGGCTTCGCTGCTAGCATTCGATGCGCATCCGCTCTGGTACGAGGATTCTGTCTACAACGACCAGCAAGAATACGACGAATTTGTTTTCTCGCCGCGGAGCTTGGGCTACACTCAACCCCCTAACTCGAAGAATCCCGACGTCTTGTACGAGTGTCCTGATCTTAGCGCTGAGCAGGTCGAATTGATGCCGTGTACGAACAGCCTAGGCTACATCTCCGCGGCGCCTCGATCGAACCATCCCAACGGAGCGTACTCCGCGTTTCTCGATGGGAGCGTCCACTTCCTCGCGAACGACATCGATGAGCCCCTTATGGCCCATCTGATTTGCACCGCTGACGGGCAGGTCGTTACCGTTCCGTAG
- a CDS encoding FKBP-type peptidyl-prolyl cis-trans isomerase gives MKIRLLAIAALLCSASLTSNAQETLPAATPPTGPAGAAAPAEKLDARHWSYAIGIDMGKSFGANKLPLDLDSLVAGLKDGIAGKDPQYSPEVCAQALQQLATQQMSAMQEKDKQFLVTNAKAEGVQATPSGLQYKVISKGKGAGASPTKADTVTVHYRGKLIDGTVFDESYGRGEPTTFPLSGVIPGWTEGLQLMKVGDKYEFVIPAELGYGARGAGGLIPPNATLVFEVELLGIKGK, from the coding sequence GTGAAGATTCGCCTCCTCGCGATCGCCGCGCTGTTGTGCTCGGCGTCGCTCACCTCCAACGCTCAAGAAACCTTGCCAGCCGCCACTCCCCCCACGGGCCCTGCCGGTGCGGCAGCCCCCGCTGAAAAACTCGACGCCCGCCACTGGAGCTACGCCATCGGCATCGACATGGGGAAGAGCTTCGGCGCCAACAAGCTGCCGCTCGACCTCGACAGTCTGGTGGCCGGATTGAAGGACGGCATCGCCGGGAAAGATCCGCAGTATTCGCCTGAGGTCTGCGCTCAGGCGCTCCAGCAACTCGCCACCCAACAAATGAGCGCCATGCAAGAGAAAGACAAGCAATTTCTCGTCACCAATGCGAAAGCTGAAGGCGTGCAGGCCACGCCCAGCGGTTTGCAGTACAAGGTGATTTCGAAGGGCAAGGGCGCCGGCGCCTCGCCGACCAAGGCCGACACCGTCACCGTCCACTACCGCGGCAAGCTCATCGACGGCACGGTCTTCGACGAATCGTACGGCCGCGGCGAACCGACGACCTTCCCGCTCAGCGGCGTCATCCCCGGCTGGACCGAAGGCCTTCAGTTGATGAAGGTCGGCGACAAGTATGAGTTCGTCATTCCCGCCGAGCTCGGTTACGGCGCCCGCGGCGCCGGCGGCCTCATCCCGCCGAACGCGACGCTGGTCTTTGAAGTCGAATTGCTCGGCATCAAAGGCAAGTAA
- a CDS encoding DUF4139 domain-containing protein — translation MHTNIPHLRKLAALAALLAITATASQRSLAQNIDLSTVPSRDSVQLTIYNSEDITLVRETRVISFKKGLNPLQFSWANTLIDPSSVELTILQPADKLELLDTTFPHDKPQMLYWNVQSEFDGEATVQITYFTSGITWSADYVAIADGDEATLDLEGFVRITNNSGEEYENAQVRLVVGTINLVEKIAQLAQIPASEVSEMEDLARRELKSQATREFFAKADKLAYDAATPTLAGMGGGELAEAKQIVKEGLSEYFIYTVEGTETIPNGWSKRLHSFEANDAPLKIEYRYRPREYGDQLVRMYLLANDEESHLGTTPLPDGVVRVFRNNGRDGLSYLAQQTVKYIPIGDKIELNLGVDPEVVFELVKKGVSREKIWTQIHNTNTFKLVGDDARREEENASVVGWADRTEYEQRIRNYTAKPIDVEIRRTYDGHIAFISGLEPKLHDYQTVELKTQVKPGEKETLDFTIVQQQGTNVKQNNVTLEAASKL, via the coding sequence ATGCATACAAACATTCCACATCTCCGCAAGCTCGCCGCACTAGCGGCACTACTCGCAATCACGGCTACGGCGTCGCAACGCTCGCTCGCCCAAAACATCGACCTATCAACCGTCCCGTCTCGCGACTCGGTCCAACTCACGATCTACAACAGCGAAGACATCACGCTGGTCCGCGAGACCCGCGTCATCAGCTTCAAGAAGGGTCTCAACCCGCTGCAATTCTCGTGGGCCAACACGCTCATCGATCCATCTTCGGTTGAGCTGACGATTCTCCAGCCAGCCGACAAGCTGGAACTGCTCGACACCACGTTCCCGCACGACAAGCCGCAAATGCTGTACTGGAACGTGCAGAGCGAGTTCGACGGCGAGGCGACCGTGCAGATTACCTACTTCACGAGCGGCATCACTTGGAGCGCCGACTACGTGGCGATTGCCGACGGCGATGAGGCGACGCTCGATCTCGAAGGCTTCGTCCGCATCACGAACAACAGCGGCGAAGAATACGAAAATGCTCAGGTTCGGCTCGTGGTTGGCACAATCAACCTCGTCGAGAAGATCGCGCAGCTCGCCCAAATCCCGGCAAGCGAGGTAAGTGAGATGGAAGACCTCGCGCGGCGTGAGCTAAAGTCGCAAGCCACGCGAGAGTTCTTCGCGAAGGCCGACAAGCTGGCGTACGACGCCGCGACGCCCACCCTTGCCGGAATGGGCGGCGGCGAACTCGCCGAGGCGAAGCAAATCGTAAAGGAAGGCCTCAGCGAATACTTTATCTACACGGTCGAAGGAACCGAGACGATTCCCAACGGCTGGTCGAAACGGCTCCACAGCTTCGAAGCCAATGACGCTCCGCTGAAGATCGAGTACCGCTACCGGCCGCGCGAATACGGCGACCAACTCGTGCGAATGTACCTGCTCGCCAACGACGAAGAGTCGCACCTCGGCACGACGCCGCTCCCCGACGGCGTCGTCCGCGTCTTTCGCAACAATGGTCGCGACGGGCTGTCGTATCTCGCCCAGCAGACGGTGAAGTACATTCCGATCGGCGACAAGATTGAGCTGAACCTGGGCGTCGATCCCGAAGTCGTCTTCGAGCTAGTGAAGAAGGGCGTTAGCCGCGAGAAAATTTGGACGCAAATCCACAACACGAACACGTTCAAACTCGTCGGCGACGATGCCCGGCGCGAGGAAGAAAATGCCTCGGTCGTCGGCTGGGCAGATCGGACCGAATACGAACAGCGGATTCGCAACTACACCGCTAAGCCGATCGACGTCGAGATTCGCCGGACGTACGACGGGCATATCGCGTTCATTAGCGGGCTGGAGCCGAAACTGCACGACTACCAGACCGTCGAGCTGAAGACGCAGGTGAAGCCAGGCGAGAAGGAAACGCTGGACTTCACGATCGTGCAACAACAAGGAACGAACGTGAAGCAAAACAACGTAACACTGGAGGCGGCAAGCAAGTTGTAG
- a CDS encoding BlaI/MecI/CopY family transcriptional regulator, translating to MPKKEMPTLGELEARVLQLIWDRQPCTERQVWELVQQERPAARTTVLKTIQRLEAKGLLARQENSAPILWRAAVEQRRALPELVQRFVDGVLGGSAEPLVAYLAGQKKLSDRDVAALQKIAEKLAEQ from the coding sequence ATGCCCAAAAAAGAAATGCCAACCCTCGGCGAGCTCGAAGCCCGCGTCCTGCAACTCATCTGGGATCGCCAGCCCTGCACCGAACGCCAAGTCTGGGAACTCGTCCAGCAGGAACGCCCCGCCGCTCGTACGACGGTCCTCAAGACGATCCAACGGCTCGAAGCGAAGGGCCTACTCGCGCGGCAAGAGAACTCGGCGCCGATCCTTTGGCGAGCGGCGGTCGAACAGCGCCGTGCGCTGCCGGAACTGGTGCAACGTTTCGTCGACGGCGTCCTCGGCGGTTCGGCCGAACCGCTCGTCGCGTATCTCGCCGGCCAGAAGAAACTCTCCGACCGCGACGTCGCCGCGCTGCAGAAGATCGCCGAAAAACTCGCCGAGCAGTGA
- a CDS encoding M56 family metallopeptidase has product MIDQFNHWSAAWALLMWNIAWQSALLAAIVGAFCWLLRRESPGLRYALWLALSLKLLVLPLWSVNVPAPAWFSSTAHAEPTLAQTQPTGLVASATSQPAAPLVPQELQTNPREQPQQALLWHSLRRLTLTTWLGSLWGAVVLISIARIAWQFRSLRRLLTTTTGAGEAERIVVEQCAARLGLARLPAIRIFVGDGSPMVCGLLRAVLLLPSELVEQIEAPALRQIILHELAHLKRRDLVTIWAIQAVRTVYWFNPIVHLIAYRAGLERELACDRLAMLTSGANATTYARTLIDAASGRSQPLVLSAASAARLTG; this is encoded by the coding sequence ATGATCGACCAATTCAACCACTGGTCCGCCGCCTGGGCGCTGCTCATGTGGAACATCGCTTGGCAATCAGCGTTGCTGGCCGCAATTGTCGGCGCCTTCTGCTGGCTGCTCCGCCGCGAATCGCCCGGCCTGCGTTACGCACTGTGGCTCGCACTCTCATTGAAGCTGCTGGTGTTGCCGCTGTGGAGCGTCAACGTTCCCGCCCCCGCATGGTTCAGCAGTACAGCGCACGCAGAACCCACGCTCGCTCAAACTCAACCCACCGGACTGGTCGCTTCAGCGACCAGTCAACCCGCCGCACCGCTCGTCCCGCAAGAACTTCAAACCAATCCGCGCGAGCAGCCACAACAAGCTCTCCTCTGGCATTCGCTCCGTAGGCTCACGCTCACCACTTGGCTTGGCAGCCTGTGGGGAGCCGTCGTCTTAATCAGCATTGCTCGCATCGCTTGGCAATTCCGCTCTTTGCGACGCCTGCTGACAACGACGACAGGCGCCGGCGAAGCGGAGAGAATCGTCGTCGAACAATGCGCCGCCCGGCTCGGCCTCGCGCGACTGCCGGCCATCCGCATTTTCGTCGGCGACGGCTCGCCGATGGTCTGCGGCCTACTTCGCGCAGTGCTCCTCCTACCCAGCGAACTGGTTGAACAGATCGAAGCCCCTGCCCTGCGGCAAATCATTTTGCACGAATTGGCCCACCTCAAGCGGCGCGACCTCGTCACGATCTGGGCCATTCAGGCGGTGCGGACCGTTTACTGGTTCAACCCGATCGTCCACTTGATCGCCTATCGAGCTGGCCTCGAACGAGAACTCGCCTGCGACCGCCTGGCAATGCTCACTAGCGGCGCCAATGCAACGACGTACGCCCGCACGCTGATCGACGCCGCCAGCGGCCGATCGCAGCCCCTTGTTCTCAGCGCCGCCTCTGCGGCTCGACTAACCGGTTGA
- a CDS encoding cobalamin-binding protein produces the protein MTRIVSLLPAATEMICGIGLREQLVGVSHECNWPHGLEGLPRLTRSRIDSSADSAAIDAQVKALAATGESFYEVDADRLAALRPELIVTQGECCDVCAVSLSSVERIVAEREELRETQVVALNPESLDEVLADIERIGDAAAEAQQYVFSLSERIAHVRAAVQANAVPSARRPRVAVIEWIEPLMTAGNWTPELVELAGGDYGLAEAGRHSPYVEWRQIVEFAPEVLIVAPCGFDLERSRREAVCLEQLLGWSEVPAVVHGRATVIDGDAYLNRPGPRLVESLELLRRLIAAAG, from the coding sequence ATGACGCGAATCGTTTCCCTGCTTCCCGCCGCGACCGAGATGATCTGCGGCATCGGGCTGCGCGAGCAATTGGTCGGCGTGAGCCACGAGTGCAACTGGCCGCATGGTCTCGAAGGATTGCCGCGGCTCACGCGCAGCCGCATCGATTCCTCGGCCGACAGCGCTGCGATTGATGCTCAAGTGAAGGCCCTCGCAGCGACGGGCGAATCGTTCTACGAAGTCGACGCCGATCGCCTCGCGGCTCTGCGGCCTGAGTTGATCGTTACGCAAGGTGAATGCTGCGACGTCTGCGCTGTGAGCTTGAGCTCGGTCGAGCGAATCGTGGCCGAACGCGAGGAGTTGCGCGAGACGCAGGTGGTGGCGCTCAATCCTGAATCGCTCGACGAAGTGCTGGCTGATATCGAACGAATCGGCGACGCGGCGGCGGAAGCGCAGCAGTATGTTTTCTCGCTCAGTGAGAGGATCGCCCATGTGCGGGCCGCGGTTCAAGCTAATGCGGTCCCATCAGCACGCCGCCCGCGCGTCGCCGTCATCGAATGGATTGAGCCCTTGATGACCGCCGGCAACTGGACGCCGGAACTGGTCGAACTCGCCGGCGGCGATTACGGTCTTGCCGAGGCGGGCCGCCACAGCCCCTACGTCGAGTGGCGGCAGATCGTCGAGTTCGCCCCCGAGGTGCTGATTGTCGCCCCTTGCGGCTTCGACCTGGAGCGGAGCCGGCGGGAGGCGGTCTGCTTGGAGCAGCTCCTCGGCTGGTCAGAAGTGCCAGCAGTCGTCCACGGGCGGGCGACGGTGATCGACGGCGACGCCTATCTCAACCGGCCTGGTCCGCGGCTGGTCGAAAGCCTGGAACTACTGCGTCGCCTGATCGCTGCGGCGGGCTGA
- a CDS encoding DUF481 domain-containing protein: MSLLVCWFNGLMAMLYLHLRTIIACSAACLWASCAMPLAAQRYASEPLPAPSQPILGSPQGPGVVDPSPAPPSDPVTPAPSPPSSETMPAPSSGAGTWAEEIAAPPGPYDSLMELMRPGSTPETLADAIDVTPPPVYEWYQPAYWFGPTPWDAGVQLGINGSEGNNSVFSMRTGGHLNRVTDRWKLKSSLNYNKTVTNGIQTQNNGVHDLRLDRVLAETKWTLFVLENFIYDEFQSYDVQLSLNSGLGYQWIKTDSTDFLTRLGVGTLREFGGVENDWQPTALAGFDFTRQITKMQRLTAKVDYFPEWEDFGNYRVLADFGWEIQLDQPKNMSLKVSAIDRYNSSPDGSTPNALDYAVMLIWGL, translated from the coding sequence TTGTCGCTCCTTGTCTGCTGGTTCAACGGCCTGATGGCGATGCTGTATCTACATCTACGAACAATCATCGCGTGCTCCGCGGCCTGTCTGTGGGCGTCGTGCGCGATGCCGCTGGCGGCGCAACGGTACGCCTCCGAGCCGCTGCCCGCGCCGTCGCAGCCGATTCTTGGTTCGCCGCAAGGCCCGGGAGTCGTCGACCCCTCCCCTGCCCCGCCCTCTGACCCAGTGACGCCGGCGCCCTCGCCGCCGTCGAGCGAAACCATGCCTGCGCCCAGCAGCGGCGCCGGCACGTGGGCGGAAGAGATCGCAGCCCCGCCTGGGCCGTACGACTCGTTGATGGAACTGATGCGTCCCGGTTCCACGCCGGAAACGCTCGCCGATGCGATCGACGTCACGCCGCCGCCCGTCTACGAGTGGTATCAGCCAGCCTACTGGTTCGGTCCCACGCCGTGGGACGCAGGCGTGCAACTCGGCATCAACGGCAGCGAGGGCAACAACAGCGTCTTCAGCATGCGCACCGGCGGTCACCTCAACCGAGTGACTGATCGCTGGAAGCTGAAGTCGAGCCTCAACTACAACAAAACCGTCACCAACGGCATCCAAACCCAAAACAACGGCGTTCACGACCTGCGGCTCGATCGCGTCCTCGCTGAAACCAAATGGACGTTGTTCGTCCTCGAGAACTTCATTTACGACGAATTCCAATCGTACGACGTTCAGCTTTCGCTCAACTCGGGTCTTGGTTACCAGTGGATCAAAACCGACTCGACCGATTTCCTCACGCGCTTGGGCGTCGGTACGTTGCGAGAGTTCGGCGGCGTTGAAAACGATTGGCAGCCGACCGCGCTGGCCGGCTTCGACTTCACGCGGCAGATCACCAAGATGCAGCGGCTGACCGCAAAGGTCGATTACTTCCCGGAGTGGGAAGACTTCGGCAACTACCGCGTGCTCGCGGACTTCGGCTGGGAGATCCAGCTCGACCAGCCGAAAAACATGAGCCTCAAAGTCTCGGCCATCGACCGCTACAACAGCTCGCCGGACGGCTCGACGCCGAACGCGCTCGACTATGCGGTAATGCTGATTTGGGGCCTTTAG
- a CDS encoding YiiD C-terminal domain-containing protein — protein MHAAALLELQQTLQSEMPICTPMGIRPISWDGCQLAMEMPLAPNRNHQYSAFAGSINALLTIVGWGTVFLLLHHEGRTGNVVIRRSQIRYLRPVRDEMIIARGLPIDPSGLEFFYEFLRSKGHSKIDIATEIADADGPLASFQGSYVVQKK, from the coding sequence ATGCACGCCGCCGCTCTGCTTGAACTGCAACAGACGCTCCAAAGCGAGATGCCGATCTGCACGCCGATGGGAATCCGCCCCATCTCGTGGGACGGCTGTCAGCTGGCGATGGAAATGCCGCTCGCCCCGAACCGCAATCACCAGTACTCCGCGTTCGCCGGCAGCATCAACGCCCTCCTGACGATCGTCGGCTGGGGCACCGTCTTTCTGCTGCTGCATCACGAAGGTCGCACCGGCAACGTCGTCATTCGCCGCAGCCAGATTCGCTACCTCCGCCCGGTGCGCGACGAGATGATCATCGCCCGCGGGTTGCCGATCGATCCCAGCGGCCTTGAATTCTTCTACGAGTTCCTCCGCAGCAAGGGGCACTCGAAGATCGACATCGCCACCGAGATCGCCGACGCCGACGGCCCGCTCGCCTCGTTCCAAGGCTCCTACGTCGTGCAGAAAAAGTAG
- the glp gene encoding gephyrin-like molybdotransferase Glp gives MISVDEALDHIRRCVTSLPSVRTPLAELLYLRLAESVASGVDSPPFDKSMVDGYAIDVSDASATLREIELVTAGHVPSKAVSHGHTIRVMTGAPVPAGASAVVKWEDCELTGDDVIRNPAAGIKPGSCILRRGSSFHAGQVVLEAGKRLGPLDIALLAEIGQAEVMVTPRPRVAVLPTGDELVAAHEPLGPGQIRNSNGPMLLAAVAAAGATAVDLGVGCDDPDDLRTRINQGLASDVLLVSGGVSAGVKDLVPGILAELGVEEQFHQVRIKPGKPLYFGVRHAEGRRTLVFGLPGNPVSTFVSYQLFVLPALRALAGAPFEPAATQRAVLAMPFEHRGKRPTYHPCKVNAPTEGGVLHLEPLNWRGSADLATLTRATHLAAFPAGDYQLVHGDAVDAIPL, from the coding sequence ATGATCTCCGTTGACGAAGCTCTCGACCATATCCGTCGCTGCGTGACGTCGCTGCCGAGCGTGCGGACTCCGCTAGCCGAGCTACTCTACCTGCGGCTCGCCGAGTCGGTTGCGAGCGGCGTCGATTCGCCGCCGTTCGATAAGTCGATGGTCGACGGTTACGCGATCGACGTGAGCGACGCCTCCGCGACGCTACGGGAGATTGAACTCGTCACCGCGGGCCACGTGCCGTCGAAGGCGGTTTCGCATGGCCACACGATCCGCGTGATGACCGGCGCCCCCGTTCCCGCGGGCGCCAGCGCTGTCGTTAAATGGGAAGATTGCGAACTGACGGGCGACGATGTGATTCGCAACCCGGCTGCCGGCATCAAGCCAGGCTCCTGCATTCTGCGGCGTGGTTCGTCGTTTCACGCCGGGCAGGTCGTGCTCGAAGCGGGCAAGCGGCTAGGGCCGCTCGATATCGCATTGCTCGCCGAAATTGGCCAGGCCGAGGTGATGGTCACGCCGCGGCCGCGCGTCGCCGTGTTGCCGACCGGCGACGAGTTGGTCGCCGCGCACGAACCGCTCGGCCCGGGGCAGATCCGCAACAGCAACGGGCCGATGCTGCTCGCCGCCGTCGCCGCGGCGGGAGCGACGGCGGTCGACCTCGGCGTCGGCTGCGACGACCCCGACGACCTGCGGACGCGAATTAACCAAGGGCTCGCCAGCGACGTGCTGCTGGTAAGCGGCGGCGTTTCGGCAGGCGTGAAAGATCTCGTCCCCGGCATTCTCGCCGAGCTGGGCGTCGAGGAGCAGTTCCATCAAGTTCGCATCAAACCCGGCAAGCCCCTCTACTTTGGCGTGCGGCACGCCGAGGGACGGCGGACGCTGGTGTTCGGGCTGCCGGGGAATCCGGTGAGCACGTTCGTGTCGTACCAACTGTTCGTGCTACCGGCGCTGCGCGCGCTCGCCGGAGCGCCGTTTGAACCAGCCGCCACGCAGCGCGCCGTGCTGGCGATGCCGTTCGAGCACCGCGGCAAGCGGCCGACCTACCATCCTTGCAAGGTGAATGCGCCGACTGAGGGGGGCGTGCTGCATCTTGAGCCACTCAATTGGCGCGGCTCCGCCGACCTGGCGACGCTCACGCGGGCCACGCACCTCGCCGCGTTTCCGGCCGGCGACTATCAACTCGTCCACGGCGATGCAGTCGACGCGATCCCGCTGTAG
- a CDS encoding anthranilate synthase component II, whose translation MIEIIDNYDSFTYNLVQRLGEIDPTVEISVHRNDEITVDEILKLKPERLIISPGPCTPNEAGVSVECVQKLAGKLPLLGVCLGHQSIGQAYGASIVRADRLMHGKVDMIHHNGRGLFAGLDNPFQATRYHSLVIKPETLPDEFEVTAWSDNPEGGREIMAVAHKKLPLFGVQFHPESFLTHAGYDILRSFLAV comes from the coding sequence ATGATCGAAATCATCGATAATTACGACTCGTTCACCTACAACCTCGTCCAACGGTTGGGGGAGATCGATCCGACGGTTGAAATCAGCGTTCATCGCAACGACGAAATCACTGTCGATGAAATCTTGAAGCTGAAGCCCGAGCGGCTGATCATCTCGCCGGGACCGTGCACGCCGAACGAGGCGGGCGTCTCGGTGGAGTGCGTGCAGAAGCTCGCCGGCAAGCTGCCGCTCTTGGGCGTTTGCCTCGGGCACCAATCGATCGGCCAAGCCTACGGGGCGAGCATCGTCCGCGCTGATCGGTTGATGCATGGCAAGGTCGACATGATCCACCACAACGGCCGCGGGCTGTTCGCGGGACTCGACAATCCGTTTCAGGCGACGCGGTATCACAGTTTGGTGATCAAACCGGAAACGCTGCCGGATGAGTTCGAAGTCACCGCGTGGAGCGACAACCCCGAAGGGGGCCGCGAGATCATGGCGGTCGCGCACAAGAAGCTGCCACTGTTCGGCGTGCAGTTTCATCCGGAAAGCTTTCTCACGCACGCTGGGTACGATATCCTGCGCTCGTTCCTCGCCGTCTAG
- a CDS encoding fluoride efflux transporter FluC → MQQIFAVAVAGALGCLCRYGANVACVRWFAAPLFYSTLAVNVVGAFLLGLVAGLPFMQHPVLATGAAVGFLGGLTTFSTFSLETLRLWELQSFAAAGLNIAANVVLALFAVKLGLMTAEWFSST, encoded by the coding sequence ATGCAGCAGATTTTTGCCGTCGCCGTGGCGGGCGCCCTCGGGTGCCTCTGTCGCTACGGCGCCAACGTCGCCTGCGTCCGCTGGTTCGCGGCGCCCCTTTTCTACTCCACGCTCGCGGTGAACGTCGTGGGAGCGTTTCTGCTGGGGCTCGTTGCGGGCTTGCCGTTCATGCAGCATCCTGTGCTCGCGACCGGCGCGGCCGTCGGGTTCCTCGGCGGGCTGACGACTTTTTCGACGTTTAGTCTCGAAACGTTGCGGCTGTGGGAACTGCAGTCGTTCGCCGCCGCAGGGTTGAACATCGCGGCGAATGTGGTGCTGGCGCTCTTCGCGGTGAAGCTCGGGCTGATGACGGCCGAGTGGTTTAGTTCGACCTGA
- a CDS encoding (2Fe-2S)-binding protein, with protein sequence MQPDDELCLCFHVTRRKVENFIRIERPRRAGQMAECFGAGTGCGWCRPFLQRLFEKAQAGQGGTPQPAGDDLPSAADYAHSRGDYVRAGGGVPPAGATPIDAE encoded by the coding sequence ATGCAACCCGACGATGAACTTTGCCTCTGCTTTCACGTTACCCGGCGGAAGGTGGAGAATTTCATTCGCATCGAGCGGCCTCGTCGCGCGGGGCAAATGGCCGAGTGCTTTGGCGCCGGCACCGGGTGCGGATGGTGCCGACCGTTCTTGCAGCGGCTGTTCGAAAAAGCTCAAGCGGGGCAGGGGGGAACGCCTCAACCTGCTGGCGACGACCTTCCTTCCGCGGCCGATTACGCCCACTCGCGCGGCGACTATGTTCGTGCGGGCGGCGGCGTGCCGCCTGCCGGCGCCACGCCGATCGACGCGGAGTAG
- a CDS encoding FHA domain-containing protein — translation MGTSVRAEAAPPAAMTRVTLRVLDGADRGQIFEELEAPVTIGREEGNSVQLNDERISRFHIKIQEDQGKLVLTDLESTNGTRVNGEDTQLRILKFGDVISVGRSVMLFGTRDQISQRLEELRNDGISETSELLAEELAKRVDSKSLSFELQIGASEDLQSTLHIPSPPDLPAQLSPGQAAQVSEILEYLHLRTRQLVQTAAIDEQQAKAAIPLVQWQELLDVQSQLAEYLRLIGDPEAS, via the coding sequence ATGGGAACATCAGTGAGAGCAGAGGCGGCGCCGCCGGCGGCAATGACACGCGTGACGTTACGGGTGCTCGACGGCGCCGACCGAGGTCAGATCTTCGAAGAACTCGAAGCTCCGGTCACGATTGGTCGCGAAGAAGGCAACTCCGTTCAGCTCAACGACGAGCGGATCAGCCGCTTCCACATCAAGATCCAAGAGGATCAGGGAAAGCTGGTTCTCACTGATCTCGAAAGCACCAACGGCACCCGGGTCAACGGCGAAGATACCCAGCTGCGAATTCTGAAGTTTGGCGACGTGATTTCCGTCGGCCGCTCCGTCATGCTGTTCGGCACGCGGGACCAGATCTCCCAACGGCTCGAAGAGCTCCGTAACGACGGCATCAGCGAGACCAGCGAACTGCTGGCCGAAGAACTCGCCAAGCGGGTCGATTCGAAATCGCTCAGCTTCGAACTTCAGATCGGCGCCTCTGAAGATTTGCAGAGCACGCTCCATATTCCGTCGCCGCCCGATCTGCCGGCTCAACTCAGCCCCGGGCAGGCGGCGCAAGTTTCCGAGATTCTTGAATATCTCCACTTGCGCACGCGGCAACTGGTGCAGACTGCCGCGATCGACGAGCAGCAGGCCAAGGCGGCGATTCCGCTCGTGCAGTGGCAGGAATTACTCGACGTCCAATCGCAACTGGCAGAATACCTGCGGCTGATTGGCGATCCTGAGGCCAGCTAG